Genomic DNA from Perca fluviatilis chromosome 12, GENO_Pfluv_1.0, whole genome shotgun sequence:
CTATTTAAAAAACTTATCAATAATGTAACGTAACATTACAGTATACACTAATGTACGGTTTACATAAAGCCTTCTGAAGCTGCCCAATGACGGGCACTTACAGTACCAAACACAATTAGTCAGCACAGTAATCCAAAATCATTGTCACTGTCTCGTGGTATTTGTGACATGGTTGTTTGCACAGTCAGGCCAAATTAAGGTGAAACAGGAAAACTCCTGCTATCTGCAGCTGTACCATGTCTACCATATCTAAAACCCAATCAACTTTTTAGagaaaaacataagaaaaaaagtattttaaatcattttaacaGCATAGAATTGTCAAAAACAAATAGTTTAAGGAATAGAAAGGACTTTAACTGAAGATAAATGAATAAAAGTGTGATATGGCCTGTTATGTAAGATCTGGGGCATGCCATCAAAAACATAAATGGAAGGCATTTGTAATTGTGTATTTTGTGGTTATTAATTTGTCTGCATCTATTCCACCTacctgcattacagtaaaagtaGACAAAATGAATAACAAATTCTCCATTAGAGACATTTTTTACTTGATTCTCTTACTCAGGCGAGGCACTGCTGGTGctccatgttttcattttgtcacTTAAAATCTCCTCTGAGTATTTGTGGCTTTTGCTCGTCTAATAACTGGCCTCTGGAGAGAAAGTGCAATTGTATGAAATTAAAAGGTAACCTCCTGAGGAAGGTAATGTGTTTGTACGCacatcaaaagaaaaaataaagtggAGCTGACATCTCTCTACAGCTTGTGTGACTCGTGCTGTGCCAACCCTGCTTGTAAAGTGGTCCTTGAACAAGGGCGTTTTTTGATTTGGCTGTATCTTCCtgtgtcgcgtgtgtgtgtgtgtgcgtgtgagagagTTTGAGAGTTCTCCACTGCTCAAGGAGCCTGCAAATTGAATGACTTTGCTGCAAGGGATTAACACTAACTGTGATCTATCTCTTCATGAAATCTGTCTGCAgctctttttaaataatttcaaaatgttgaattacATGCAACCCTGTGTGCctacaggcacgcacacacacacacacacacacacacacacacacacacacacacacacacacacacacacacacacacacacacacacacacagacacacaagtctGTCCAAAGACTTTACATGTGCTTGCATCATCATCCTTTTAATTTAACTTCCTCCGCCTATCCCTGCAGTCCCTCCGTGCACTCCCactttcttctcctctcccaCTTGCACAGCCAGTAGCACACTCCTCCTGTTCATCACCTAGCAGAATAATGAATGtacatttataaaacaaaaagaaaaaaaatgattaacaTTTCATCCCAGCCTTGGTTTTCTCTATTTTTCCTCACAAATAATCAATAGATAAAATGAAGCGGGTAAAGAGATATGTGGAGAAATCAATCTGGGCTCAGAGTCAAGGTGAGAAAGGCCCTTGCATGGTCTCTCAGAAAATCAGCTGCTAGACAAAGATTGTCTGGTGCAGAGACCCAGAGGACATGGCTGGACTATCGCTGGTGTGGATCAATACAAGGAAGCATGGGGGTCAGAGATGGAGGGGCTTGACTCTAACCTGCATTTCTTACACCATAATTATATGCAATACTAAAATTGAGGCAAAGGTCATCTTAAAACCACCTCCACTCTTCCTCTCACTTCAGTTTTTCTCTTGCTTTAATGTTGTTTTTCTATGCCGTAGCAGTGCAAGAAAGTAAAGGTTACATAGGAGGGAAtgtgagaaagaaaaacaaagcacACAGAGCTAAAGTAATGACTCAATTTTAGTGTATCTCTCACTTTGCTTTGCTATTCCACTCAATCTCTGGAGAGCATTAGTCATCTGTGTGTCAGGTGGACGTGTTTGAGGGTTTTTCAAAGAagatttaaactttatttttgcaGAAAATGCCCCACACTGGCGACAAAAGACAAAACGAGGGAGAAAAAGTGTGAGTTTCATTAAGATTTATTCAATATGAAAATAATATAACATTAATAAGAACATAATATGTTTTAAACTGCATGAAGCGGGACTGTGTTTGGTGTAATGTCAAGGGCTGtccctgaataaaaaaaaacattttaattgattgacagaTACAGGATTGGTTCACTCTTTGAATCACACATTTGTTAAATTGGTTTTTGACATGAGGGACTTCTGCAAATGAAtgcagtcatgcaaaaaaacATCTAGCGTATCATTGCAGCACTAcatatttgtgaatattttagtGATTTTTTGCAGATAACTCTCCAAGAAATAActctttaaactttaaacattattttactAACTGACTAATAAGGGGCTGTCTCACCTTTTATATTGGAGTGGATTTCTTATAACATTATGTCCATCACAACATCACAACACCTACTCAGAATCCTATTACATACTGTAATCTCCGTGCATTAAGTGACATTTTTCTGCCCCATAGCACAAAATTACTGTTACATACTAGTCTAGCCTGCACACCTTCTGGGAAAGGTCCCCTTTCAGATGGCATCACAAGACATTTTACCGTCAAGCCCAAAAAGCCAATAGCAACGAAGGTTTATTATTGTATaagtttatatgtatttatttgatatAATCCCTCTTCACTAGGTGTCTTGCCAGTTTCTTCTATGACAACGTGACTCCTACTTTTGTCACTGTAGCTCTGCCAGAGACACGTGCTATTTAATTTCTTGGCTGCTAATAGAGGTCAGTACAAGTCATGTTTTGCTTAACGCTCTTGCCACTGCAGTTCAGTCCAGCTTGACCAGAAAAGTTGGTCAGAACAATGTGTTAATGTCTGATAAATGGTTTTAAAGAGTATCCTTGACCTTCGCTGGCAGGTACAGTATAGGAATGTGCTTCTGTGTAATCCTTGATTGTCGAACACTGACCTACCTAACGCTCGTGTTGGTGTCAGTAAAGTGCACACAAACTGTGGCCCGGGAATCTTTTTATTAATGTGACAAAGCAGGTGTGTCCCAGCAGCTCGGGGCTGAGCAATTAACAGGTTACAAGGCTGATGTGCTTTAGGCCCATGAGAGGTAGCTGGCCTTATAGATAATATGCTGAAGTGTTAGAATTACTAATACGTGTGGGTAGAGCCATTGACCAGAGAACAAGAAATGGAACGCTTATCTGCCACTTAAATGTTGAATTAGAATAAGGTTTGACTGCCAGATTGACGACTGGAGAACTCTTGAGAATTACCTAACTGCTCATTATCATCAGGAAACCTACGTATACCACCTTAGTTCATACAAAATTTAGCTCCAGTAATATATAAGAGAAATCTCGGAAAAAACCTTTCCTCTTATGGAAGTGCACCTACTATTGATTCCTTTTGTATTTTAGATTTTCACTGTATAAGTAGTACCACATACAGGAAGTCTATTTGGTCCTCTGTGCATGTGCTTGATATTCTTGTGCTTGTGCCTTTCTCCTGTACAGTATTGTAATAATTTTTAGAAATTCACTCCATGCAGGGGATGTGGACAGAGGCTGGGTTTGAGTACAGACGTACAGTCCTCGGCCACCTGCTGGAAAACATATTCAACTAACCAACCCGGCAAAGCCCTGCTGAAGCCTTAGAGAGGGGTTTGTGTCCTATTTGGTCTACATAGAATAAATCCTCAAGTGTTATTCTCAATAATTCTGCTCTGTAGCACATGCTCCCTCACACCTGGTGTCCATGTTGATGTTGTGTCAGTTACACAGTTGTTTCAATCTTTTCGATGATCTCTATCATTGACTTGGAGGGGGAGAGCAGAGAACAGTCGTCCTGATCCCAGAGGCTGCCAGGGCTGGAGTTCCCGTCTGTGCTCAACTCGTCGTCTTCCTCCTCACTCTCCTCCTCGCAGGACTCCAGGTAGTGCAGACCTAGGGCATTGATGCCAGAGTCCTCGGAGCTGGACGGAGAGGAGCAGTGGTCCATTTTGGGGCCTTTTATCTTATCCACGGGGGAAGGATGTTTGTGTTCACTGTACACCTGTTGGACCTGCTGGACCGGCTGCACAGGCGCAGATACGTGTTGGGTTGGCGCTGCAGGCTTCACTGGTTGCCGCGGCTGAGAGGGATTTTGGGGCATCTGAGGTGTCACGGGAGCAGGTGTGGGAGGGGTAGGAGGATGAGGTGGTTCTGGTAAGGGAGGCGGGGGGCGTTGCACGTAGCACATCTTTCCGTTGATGCGTTTGACAATGTAGTCATCCACAAACAGATCCGCGATGACGCAGTACTTGGGTGACTCCAGGTGAGGCGGGGACTGAAAGCAGGGGGCGAGCTTCAGGAAGCGCTcagccagagagacagacaggtccaTGGTGTTACTGTACTCTGTCTCAACAGCTGGCACGGTTGTGCTGGGCAGCTGGCACACATTGGTCATGGGCTGGTACACATACTTGcctaaaggagaaaaaaaaggaaaagcttTGATTAAAGCACTGtgcactacctgctcagcagcaaacagcagactgACACACTTacaagctggtgaacatagtgaagcATTTAGCTGAAGAGACACATATTTCTGGAGTtagaaaccaaaacaaaagtaaaagttgataatatgtcagtgttgtgtttacagcttgttccgCTGCTccaaagtgaccaaaaaaaccACTCGATGCAGGTTCAAATCAATGAAATACTAGATAAATCCAAACTATGGCACCATGTGGAGACTTTTGGCAGGAATCCCTAAAGCAACATTAAAATGCACTCTGAAAATTGTAATTCATGTAAATATGCTTTTGACACATTTTACAACTTGGTTTCCTGTGTCTCTGCATTAATTGTTCTGTTATGTCTTGGTATACACCAAATATATGTCCccaaaaaagcatttttgaGCATTTACATATCACaatccctctcttttctcttcctgtCAACTGGAATATATTTGATGACACTTAGGGGGgtgtataaatacatatatgcaATCAAATGTGAACCCTTCTCATCATTTAAACCCGCACTTGACCCTTAGCTCGTGGGTCGTTGTAGCTAGCAGATAAATATAATAGTATTATTAGTAATGAATAAACAGGTTTGTTTTCAGCCAGTCTCGACTAAGGACACAGTTTTGAAGTTGCCAAAAAGTGGGTTAGGAATATAGTAGTGTGTCTGTGATAACTTATCATCTGTCCTTTCTTAAAGGTGGTAGCAATTTTCGCATCACAAAGCATTTTGTACTGCCAGAGGCAAAAATACCTGCCTTGCCATTATCTGTGGTGGAGCAGCAGCCAGAGTGTAACATAGTTTCAATTTCAGGCCTTCCAGAGCAGTGCAGCAATAAGTTTTGACCATGAGAAGCTGACTCAAGTCTTAATTCAAAAATGACGAAATAACACATAGGATAAAGGCCATACAACAACGGCATGCTGATTTACATCTGTATTTCTAACATAATAATGGTGTAATATATTGTGTCACATAAATCCTCTATGAGATAAAGGCCATACATTTGTTCAGGAAAGTGTCCATAGTCATACACAAATTTTCTGACGCTTTCCATTTCAGTTATGCCTCCCATCTTGGCAGCTCAAATACTGGTGGTGTTTGTGCAAAATGACTGCTCCCAAATGTTACTCATTGTTTGCAGCCCACTGCCTCCAACTCTGAGCCGTGCTGCCTGAATAGTGCAGCTCAGATGTGTGTTTAACTGGCTccctggagagagagaagatgacAGGCCTATAGTACGCATCACTTCCTCTCACTGTGTCCTTGTCTTTTGTTTCACTGGCTGGGGGAGTCATTCAATCAAAATCTGCTCCCAGTTTACATTGAAAACATCAAACTACTTCAAAGTAAGGAAGTGTCTCTGTTTGAGAGTTTGCTGATGAGACAATTTTGCGCCACACAAAAAGATTTTGTTCAATTAAATCTTTTTTCTGTCCACGATAGTTAACTGAATTCACATGACCACCTCATTATTTAAGGACAAAAAAACGGCATAATCTATACATGTGAAGCAATTAAAAGAGGCTTGATGTCCATATACTTTGTAACACTGTAAACACAGGAGCTAATGTCGATACAGACAAAAGGGGGGACAGTAGCCGTCCTCTGTTTAATGAGAAACTCAATGGTCCATGTTCAGACTGAGACGAGCCCATTCAGGCAGACACAATAGCGGCAACAAATGAGAGCTAAAGCTGTAAAAGGCAATGTGTTGACATTTAGTTTATAGCATATTACATCTAATTGCATTCATCCATCTGGAGTTTCAAATACTAAACGCAATACTGGGGGACAGACAGATGCATGGGCAGacaagaaaacagacagacataccgTACGGCGCTAACACAACACCAACACTGGTTGTCCTCAACAGTCTTGCAGAAGGAACACAGCCTGTCTGCAGATTTACATGGTGTGTGTGCAGAATGCAGAATTAGTTTGTACTAAAATGGAAATATCACTGTTTCCATCAGCCCCAGAGGACTGAGCGCTATGTTATATGTGAGATTAATCTCACTTAGTCTGGCAATAAGGAGAAAAAGACAATGTTCTCATGCTAAGCAAAACAATACATTATTGAATTGCAAAATTAAACTGAAGAAGTTTTTAATTGATAATCAGACCTGTAGTCACATATAGGGGTGGGACGGTGTGGGGTGGTGTATGGGCGCGGGGGGTGTGGGGGTGAGTACAGATGTAAAAATACATCTATGAGTAAAATCAAGAGTTCAAGAGGTTAATGAGATGCCGGGAGAACAGGCAGCTCTTTCCTGATAAGTTACAGATTGCTCTCTAGAGGAGGGAGTAGAGCAGAGGAGCTACAGTATGAGGAGCTCCAACTCCTCTGCTCCCACCTGCCTCCATCTTGCATgccttctcccctctctcctgggCCTGTGTCTGGCCGACAGCAACACAGTCTGGTTTAATACAGGAGATAGTTTCTCTAAATAATGCAGTATGTAGCTCCTCAATCTCCCACTGTCTCTCACACAGAGCTTTGGCATCCCTCCGTCCAAATTTCAGCTTTACTGTCGCTCTAAAGACAGCAGCTGGAAGAAAAACACTTGGAGAATGAggtgttattgttgaaaacCTCAACATGTAGTGATAGGAATGGGCACGACTGTCTGACACAGATCCTAATGTTGGCTTATATCAAAGCCTCAGTGGAGACTGAGTCATTAACAATCCCCTCAGTTGTTTGAGCCAAAGCCAGAAGTCTTTATGTGCAACCTGAGCAGATCTTCTACTGTAAATGCAACACACCAGTTCAAAGCAGCATGTTGGCAAAATCAGATGagcaaaaacaattatttgaGCAGACTGTTTTTCATTTATCAACAGCTGCTGCACCCATTTGGCCAGTGGTTACGGTCCGCTCACACATCCGCTGCTCTTTGTGTTTAAATCTGTCCAACAAAGAGGCTGCTGCAGGGGCAACAACGTCAGTTTCAGGTTTCAGCCAAGGGGACAGTCTGACCCAACATCATGTGAAACGCCTTTCCTATTTCCTGTTTCATGCCTCCAGAAGCAAAAGGATTTTCCTGACTTGCagccagtttaaaaaacacagtTTAGTCTGCTAccataatgaaaaaaaagcaactcTCTGGACAGTTTATCCTGTACATAGTGCATATTTGGCTTAATCGCTTGTAAGGCTTCAAAGGATAGGTTGAGATTTCTTCAAGTTTATATTAATACAATACTCACATGCCCaaacacactttttaaaaatgtacctTAATCACAGTGATCTGCTCTATTGATCTACAGTATCAGTAGGTAATAGGCATTTGAGCCACCGGCTCACAGGGCAGTGTGACAGGGCAGTAACAGTGTGTCCCTGTAAGCCATGgctgtgtgacagtgagccagcatgaacaatacgaggaccctgaaactgaagcagctaaatggccgtaagccatcattcattttaatatttacacctgtgctttttctaTTGTGGCATGTCTTCCTGTGAAAAGTGTTGTTCTCTCCATTTATGCATGATGAACATATCATTATGACACCAAACCATCTGAGAAGTACCACTAGGATTTAACAGCATACATGGAAAATTGTGGATAAAGGTGAGGCTGTTTGCTGCCTTTTCAAAAGGCATTACCACAACAAGACTTGAGTCACCTTTGTCACTACAGTGAGGTAGCAGTCACCAAGAATGAACGAGACAATTACGTGGGTTCATTTCTTTGAAAAGGTGTTGCATGCAAATATGCGTTCTAAAGCTCAACTCAAAGCTAATATGAGGCTTCAGTAGTCTAAGTTAGCCAAATCAATGTGGGTATCTTACAAAGTTGCAGTCTTTCTTGTACATAATTCCCTCTTTGTGTTTTCCTGTACAGTGTTTACTTGCTGAGCTGCGTTGAGGGAATAGTAACATAAACAGGCAATGTGGTGTTGTATTAAAACAGACTTAAAAAGAATAGGCAATAGATCTTTCAAAACTTGTTGAACTTTTGTTTGGTGCTCCCCTGTTTGCAATATTGCGAGACCAACAGTTAAAGTGGTTCCCAAACATGAACAATCAATCAAAAAACATCCCCTCTGGCCTGTGCTAACAATGTATCGACCCTTTAATAATAGCTGAAGATTTTTAAGGTTCAGCACTGCGGCAAATTTTGAATTGGTCAGCAAATCGATCAATGTAGCGCAGAGCTTTATCCAATAAGCCTCCATATTTCCCTTAAGAAATAGATTCGAGCTATAGCTACATGGTGTGACAGATGAGATGAGAAAGTCTGACAGAAAGATCCGCATTTCTTCTATCTACAACAAAAGTACAAGTTGTAACATTTGTAACGTACAAAATTGAAGCTGGCAGAGAACAAGCAGACTGACAAGACAGTTCAGGACTCATTAGGATCTGTTAGACTTTCTGAATGAGTAATTCATTGCTCTTCCTGGTAATTGTAATCAGTTAGTAGAGGATAACGAGAGAAAAAAACTATTCAGGCCAGGTGGTTCCAGTGTTGCTGTGAGCAGAAGCTCTCATCAGACATGACATATTGGCGGTGACACTAAATACAGCTAATTACCACTAATGAGAGGCTTGGACTGTCACCAGCTGGGAACACTGCCTCCACATACATCCAATTCCAGTTTTCCCCATTTTCTTAGccaaaggtttaaaaaaagctaCAACTAAGTGGAAACTACTAGAAGGCAGTCAAATCATCTTTTTTGGTTGTTGCTGTAGCCTGCAGAGACGATAAGCGTTGTGTCTGAGAGCAGAAACTGAGAGGAAGACAACCTAAAGGTGTTTCCTTTGCAACGGCATGTAGGAAATAGGAGAATGTAGTCACAGGTAATCACTGTTTGAGAATTCAAATGCTGAGCCAAAGTCTTATTACACATTGACCTTTTATATTTGTTTGCCTGGAAAcctattaaaaatgtaattaaaaggcAGACTAGCAAGGCTCCCTGTGGTGAATGCACAATTATCAACCTCAGAACAAGTTTATACTCAAGGCGACAGTCATAggcacatttaaattaaaaagttaTTAAGGGCCTTACAACATTTTCACTCTTTTGCATCCAACGTTATAATGTATTAGCTAGAAAGAAGGGCGTGAGCCAGGAAGCGCAGGCGGGCATTGCATGCAGAAGCACGCTGCTGTACTTTTCTCACCGGGTGCCCTGTTTCTGCCTGATTCAGCAGTCTAAGCTGGTTTATTCTCACTGTGGTGCATGAGTATCCAGAGAGGAGAACCTGCAAATTACAGTGGGAAGAGATGTGAGGGTGAGAAGCTCCATTATGATGTGGCTGGCTCTGTCTTCTATACCATGACAAGCCTGAATGAAATAATGCACAGTTTCAGCCAGAGTGATACATATTTCAATGCAGAAAGGAGGAGCAAGTCTAAATGTTTACAAATGATGTAACACTGAACAGGCTTTACTTCAAATCCCAGATGTGGCTCCTAATAAACACCGGAAAGAATTCATCATTTTTCTGCCACATCAGATATTTCAAATTGCTTGGCTCATTCTGGACGGAGGCAAGCATCTAAATCCAATGATTACATGGCAAAGATTACAATGTGACTTGTGCAGTTGCACACTATAAGCCTCGAATGAGTGGTGCGGAGTGGAGGGTGATTGTGTTTTACACTGATCTGAGGATTTTCAGAGCAGTCAGAGATGGGATGAATTAGGGCAGCACAAAGAGACGGACATCCTGTCAGGTTCAGACAGGGCTATTGTGGTTCTTCGGCGGTGTGAAAGTAACCAGATCAAGAAAGGTTCAAATGGAGAGAAAGTGTCTGAGGTACATGGGTGGTGAAAATGCCCCAACAGTCCtcaaagtgaaaagaaaattgtccATGAGTGAGTGGAGCTGCTGTCCTGTACTCTGTTACCAACACAGTCAATATAACAGTCAAAATAAATGACACTGATTATATTGTAGTGATACTATGAGTTAAGTTAACATTATCAAATATTTGGCTTGTAACTAAAGAATATCAGCCACTGAACTTAACCAACTGATTGACTTTGTCTGAACATGTGATGATTTTGTGGCCAAAGGTCATACTTTAAAAGGATAATGCTAATGATATTCAAAatgtggttacactttacttgaaggtatctacataagagtgacatgacattgTCATGAacgtcataaaacattataaacaagtcataaatgtttatgacataacgcttcttttagtaagtgtcattcggtttttgtcatgacaacttatggttatggttaggattagagttagggttcatgtgttatgactgtgtcatgacagtgtcatgtgttcatatgacagtgtcatgtcactcttatgtagaaaacttcaagtaaagtgttacccacaatgtttcttattgtcaataaatcccatgaaaagtCCAAAACAGTGTGTTAATTAACCTTTTTAACATCCCTACACTGTCTGTAGCACTCAGCCCCAAGCCCTTTCCTTCCTACGGaaaatgtaaatctttaaatTTGGGTCACAACtatacagttttatttttaaaacaggctaaataatttcctaaaacagctgggcactgtagttttcaGCAAGCATTACTCAAACAGGAATAAATAGTGCATCTATTGGGGACTATTTTTAAGCTGTGAATTAATAAACATTTGGTGCCCTAAAGACTATTTACCACACTTGGCTTGTGTATGAAAAtttactcaaaataaactacagtgcccatgttcATCGTGATGAAGAAATTATGTGTTTAAAATGGTTTATGACACGGAGGAATAAGGTCCTATTTCAGGCTTTTGCTACACAGTCAATACTTGTTAGTAgaatcaattcattgttggtgTTGGTCTTTTAAGGGGATCTGCTGACGTTAAGAAAAATATCACAAGACTTATCctttaaagcagaaatgaaaGTGATGACACGTGTGACGTCACTGATGTCAATGTATttgattttttgattatttttcttcTGTGCACTTCTTTTGACTGCATACTATACATGCACGTATATTGTATAAGGCAGAAAGATGCATTCATAACCAGGCATGTATACAGTAACCTATAAGTCGCAGGCCTACTGTACTTGGAGTTCAATACAAAGTGAATTGGAACACACGGGAATATCAAacgttaagattatttttgttattttagtgGTTTCCACTCCTAATTACCTTTAAACTCGAATTAGTTatcatttacagtaaataacCTACATGCATTTACAGCAAAATCATTTAACATCATTATAATcagcctaaccctaacataaCATTAGGATTGACATCTAAAAATTCAAACAATATGGATACCGATGGAATCTGTTTTAGTCACTACATTTTCATGACCTGCACTGAACTACAGTATAGGCTACTACTGTAGCCTATTCTGACAGTTGGGTCTGCTACTGAATTGTACAGCCTCCATTGACTACATAAACTATCCGTAGGGCGTCTGTTCGAAGGTCTCTGATAAAGCTTAAATGTGACACTAAGTTTGACATCGATATTAttgcaatgaaaaacaaacatgtttggAAGTTTTATCAAAAGATGAATTACATCACTGGGGCAGCAAATCTTCACTAGTCTAAGCGCGTCAATATCGAGTTCATATCTGCTACATTTTGCCCTTTTCAGGCTTGACACAATGCCGAGTACAGTGAACTGATACTGCACTCACAACACGGCCATGAATAACAGCATATTTTGCCACCACAGTGACAGTGAGATAGATCTCTGGTAATACAGAAAGCTATTAAACCACAGAAAACAAACTTACAGTGACACCAGCCCAAGTGGCAGCACCAGTGCAGCTTGAAGCACTTTCCGTGGCTGTGGGTAGCGCAGATGGAGAGTCCATCACAAGGCAGGAAGTCTGGTCTCCCCGCGCAGCTCTTGGCCAAAGCCTGCGCCTCGTCCAACTTCTCATTCTTCGGACACTTCTGTGCTCGCGAGGCGGCCATGCCAACATTTCCTGGATCAAAAAAAGAAGGAGCTCCGAGTCCGAGTAAACTACAACATAACCGCGAGGGAGCGAGCGGAGGTTTTACGGTCCACGTAGCCCACGAAGCTTCTCAATTTGGAAGACAGACGCGAAAGGCGGTGCTGGATCTCCCTCCAGAGCAGCTGGGTTAACGCTCTTACAAagggtacaaaaaaaaaaaaaaatcctgtaaAAGTAGTCAATTAGCTAACGTGTAATGTCACATTCAGAGCCTCCCATGGTCGTGATCCACACATCTCTTCATCCTCCCCTCGCGTCACGAAGCTCCTCTGTGCGCTGGTGACGCCGTGAACAACGGCGCGCATCTGAACTTCATCACACGACGGGAGGAGTCCACAAACACAAAGCCAGCTGCTCTGCGCACTTCAAACACAT
This window encodes:
- the zgc:162707 gene encoding UPF0524 protein C3orf70 homolog B → MAASRAQKCPKNEKLDEAQALAKSCAGRPDFLPCDGLSICATHSHGKCFKLHWCCHLGWCHCKYVYQPMTNVCQLPSTTVPAVETEYSNTMDLSVSLAERFLKLAPCFQSPPHLESPKYCVIADLFVDDYIVKRINGKMCYVQRPPPPLPEPPHPPTPPTPAPVTPQMPQNPSQPRQPVKPAAPTQHVSAPVQPVQQVQQVYSEHKHPSPVDKIKGPKMDHCSSPSSSEDSGINALGLHYLESCEEESEEEDDELSTDGNSSPGSLWDQDDCSLLSPSKSMIEIIEKIETTV